Part of the Bacillota bacterium genome is shown below.
AAACTTAACGGAACGTTTGACAAAAATTAACAAAGGTAGTATAATAAGGTATAGATGTTAGACGCTTCCCGGGCAACCGGGTTCGTCTTTTTTCTATACTTTTTTTGAGTATGAGGCGAGAAGAGAAGAGGAGGATTTTTGGAATGGCAGCAAACAAAACGGAGTTTCAATGTTCAGCTCAAGGGCACAATTTCGTCAATGGGGTCTGTGAAGATTGCGGCGATTTTGAAGTGCAGCTTGGCGATTACGTCCGTCACAAGCTATTCTATAAGCAGGGAAGGGTAGTCGGATTCGATTTTGAACGCAGTTTTCCGATCATGGTCAAAGTAGAGCAGGCAGACCCTAAAGCTCGTGAAATTATCTACGCAGGTCCGGATGAACTTGAAATCTTGAAGCTAAGAGCTTAATCTTAGCTTTCTTTTTTTATGTCTAACGCTAGTGCTGGGACTAGCGGAATAGTATTATAACGGTCAGTTTAATAACTTTTTGGCGGATATATTTAATAGCAAGCTGGTTTAAAACCTGTAATATTGCAAATGTTAATTGTGGTTGTTACAATAAAGTTAAAAGCAGAAAGGGGAGTTTGTTATGATTGAGGTGATTGATGTCACCAAACGATACGGACAGCACTTGGCTGTCGATGGCGTCAGTTTCAAAGTTAACAAAGGTGAAATTCTTGGTTTTCTCGGTCCTAACGGCGCGGGAAAGAGCACAACCATGAACATCATCGCCGGCTACATCTCCATGACTGAAGGTACGGTAACCGTGGATGGGCTTGATGTACTGGACAACGCCGCTGAAGTTCGGCGTAAAATCGGTTATCTGCCAGAAGTTCCACCTTTGTATGGAGATATGACGGTTGGTGAGTACTACAATTTTGTGAGCCGGATTAAGTTTGTGCCGCGGAGCGAGCGGAAAAGCAATATTGAAGAAGTGATGGAAAAGGTAGGTCTCACCGATGTGCGCAAGCGCTTAATTCGGAATTTATCGAAAGGGTATAAGCAGCGCGTTGGCTTAGGCGCAGCTATGATTGGCAATCCGGAAGTTCTGATTCTTGATGAGCCGACGGTTGGATTAGATCCAAAGCAGATTATTGATATCCGCAAGCTGATTAAAGATTTGGGCAGGGACCACACCATAATACTCAGCTCCCATATTCTCCCGGAAGTGAGCGCGGTCTGCGAGCGGATTGTAATTATTAACAAGGGGAGAATTGTCGCCAGTGATACTCCCGAAAATCTCTCGGCGCGTCTAGGCGGCGGCAAGGATTTAGTAATCCGCGTACCCGGACAAGCCCAACCCGCGGTGGACATTCTGTCCGGCATTTCCGGTATTGCTGATGTGGAGGTTGCCGGAGAAAGGGAACCAGAGACAGTTGATCTGATCATCAAATCGGATCGGGACATCCGCACTGATATTTTCTTTGCTTTCAGCAGGGCTGAGCTGCCGATCCTGTCTATGAAGCCGAATGATCTGACTCTAGAAGAGATATTTATTCAAGTTACTCAAGATTCACAGGAGGGGATCAGGAATGCTAGCAGTTTATCTTAAAGATTTATCCGCATATTTTCGCACACTCTCCGGTTATGTGTTTATGAGTGTTTTTCTGCTGATCACCAGCATCTTCTTTGTTACCGGAAACGTATTCAACGCGAACCCGGACTATAATGGTACTTTAGGCAATATTTTGTTCATCTTTATATTGGTAGTTCCGATTCTGACGATGCGGGCTATGTCGGATGAGGCGGCTCGTAAAACAGATCATCTTCTGTTTACGGCTCCCATTTCGTTTGCGGATGTAGTGCTGGGCAAATATTTTGCAGCGGTAACCGTGTTCGCCATTACCCTTCTGCTTACCAGCCTGTATCCGTTTTCTTTAAGTTTCTTTGGTGAAATCGCGGTGTGGGAGATTGTCGGCGGCACAATCGGGTTTTTCCTCCTGGGCTGTGTCTCTATTGCAATTGGAATTCTGGTTTCTTCCCTGACAGATAATCTGGTAAATGCGGCAATCGGGACATTTGGGGCGCTGTTAGCTGTCCTGTTCATTGATTCATTTCGCTCCATTTTCCCAGTAGAGATTAACCCTAACGCTGTGTTTGCAGCTTTTTTAGTGCTGGTGGTCGCCTTTTGGGTGTATTGGCTCACCCGCAGTCTCTTTACCGGAGCGGCTCTAGCGGTGATCGGTTTAGCAGCAGTGGGACTGGTGTTCTGGCTGCGGCCGGAGTTTTTCCAAGGTTTTGTGTTTCATCTGTTCGGATGGTTTTCCGTGTTTCACCACTTCACCAATTTCCAAATGGGACTGCTGACTTTAAGCTCGGTTGTTTATTATGTCAGTTTTGTCGTTGTAGTCCTGTTTTTCACAGTCCGAACCTTAGAAAAGCGGCGCTGGAGCTAGAAAACTGGTAGGGAGGTAATGCAAATGGATTTTAAAGCTCTTTTTAAAGATCGCAAATTTCGCTATGGCGGCAGCTCCGCTCTTTTGACGGTGCTTGTGATCGCTATTATTGTAGTCATCAACTTAATTGTCCGCTCTTATGACTTGAGGGTGGATTTAACCGAGAATAAACTGTATTCTCTGTCGGAGCAAACCCTGCGGATTTTAGACAATCTCGATCAGAAAGTTAATATTTATGCTTTGTATCGGACCGGAAATGAAAATATTGCGGTTGCTGAAATCATTGACCGGTATGAACGGCGTTCTAACCAGGTAAACTTCGAGTTTATGGATCCGCTTTTAAATCCCCAATTTGTTGAGAATTACAAAGGGGAAGTTACTCCTGATATAGGCAGCGTAGTTGTAGTCAGCGGCGATCGCTATAAAGTGATTCAGCCTCAGGATTTCATCAACTTTACCTATAACTACTACTACCAGATGGTGCCCGAGTCGCTGGCAATTGAGCAGCAGATTACCAGCGCGATTATGTATGTTACCGCTGAGCGAGTTCCTGTGGTTTACCGGCTGATCGGCCACGGCGAACTCGATTTGTCGGCCAGCTTCCTGGATTTAGCGAAACGGGAGAACTTCCAGATCGAAGATTTAGACCTGCTCACTGTGGAGGCGGTTCCAGAGGATGCGGCTGTACTGCTCTTGGTGTCTCCGGAAAAAGACTTCACCGCTGAAGAAGATGAAAAACTCCGGGCTTATTTGGAGCAGGGTGGACGCATGGTAATGCTCTTAGATTATTCCGCTCATGAGCGTCCCAACCTAGATGGACTGCTGGAAAGCTATGGCTTAAGGTTGGAAAAAGGCTTGATTATTGAGGGGGATGCCAACTCCAGACTGGCTAATCCATTTTATATTGTGCCGCACTTCCAAAGCCATCTGCTCACAGAGCCCATGATAAGTGCCAAAAGTTTAGTGGTGATGCCTTTGACCCAGCCAATTACAGTTCTCCAGGCGCGCCGCTCCCAACTCAAAATCGAGCCGCTGTTAACTACTACTGCTAACTCGTGGGCAAAAGATAACTTTGAGGAACAGACACTTAACTGGGCTGAAGGCGATGCAGTCGGTCCTTTCAACGTGGCGGTGGCAGTAACCGATGGCGCAGATGATGGCTGGGGTCCCACGCCGGCAAAACTGGTGGTCATGTCCACCTCCGGGCTGCTCGTTGACCAGTTCGATCAGCTCAGCCGGGGGGCCAACAGCGAGCTGATTATTAACAGCATTAACTGGCTCAACGATGCGCAGGAGCAGATTACCATTAGGCCGAAGCCAATTACAACCAGTCAGTTGTCCATGACCTATATGCAGCAGCTGATTCTATCAGGCGTATTTGTAATTGTCCTGCCAGTTTTGGTGTTCCTGACCGGATTCATTATCTGGACAAGGAGGCGGCATCTATGAGGAAGAGGTATCAGTGGATAGCGCTTTCTCTCTGCTTGCTGCTGTTGATCGGCGTGTACTGGTATATCAATCGACCCGAAAACGCCGGTTCCGGATCGGAACCGGTTCGGGATCTGGACTTTTGGGAATTTGAAGAAAGGGAGATTCGCCGCTTGACCTTGCAGGGCAAGCAGGAAATTGTGCTGGAACAGAGTGATGATGGTTGGCAGGTGGCGAGCTTAGATCCGGAACTTACGGAACTGGCCCAGGTTAACACAGTAGTGAGGCGGTTTGCATCGCTAGAAGCCGCTTTTCTGCTCGAAGAGGATCCGAAAGACTTAAGCCGCTATGGACTTGATGCACCTAATACCACCGTTCGGGCTGAGCTGGAAGATGGCACTGAGCATACCGTTTACTTAGGCAACCGCCATCCAACCGAGTATTTATACTATCTGATGCGGGAAGGCGACAAGGCTGTCTATGCTGTAAACGGTATGTACGGCACCGCGTTTCAATCAACTTTGGAGAATTTCCGGAGCCGGGAACTCGGCAGCATCAATCTTATGACGCTCAAGCACTTGCTGATTCGCAGTGAAGGGAAAGAGCCGCTTGAGATAAAAGCGGTTGAAAACCCGGCAGCTAGTCTCCAGGGAATCGACCGCCTTCGGTTTGTAAGTCCTTTTAAAACTCCCAAACGCATTGCCAGTTTAGATAACTACCCGGACTTTACTTTAGACGGCAGTCCACTGCTGACGTTGAGGGTGAAAGATTTCATTGAACTTGATCCGAAGGATTTGAGCGAGTACGGATTAGATCAGCCAAAGGGCGAGCTGTTAGTCGAGGACAGCGAGCATAAAGTGCATTTATTAATTGGTGCAGACCGCAGTGACAGCGAGGTTTACGCCATGCTGGCGGGTGGCACTGAGGTATTTTCGATTTACAAAAACCTCATCCGCATCCGCAATGCCGATCCTTTTGACTGGCTGATTAAATTCTTGTACATGGCCAGCATTGATGATGTAAATCAAGTGGATATTACATGGGATGATCAGCGCTATGAGCTTACCATGGAGCGGGAAGAAGTTATTGTTGAGGAAGATGGAGAAACGAAGACTGAGAAAAAAGAGACATTCTTTATCAATGGTTTAGAAGCAGAGGAACGATCTTTCCGCAGACTGTACGGCACGGTAATCGGCCTGACAGTCGATGCCCGCCTCGATCACAGCGTTGAGGGTGAACCGGTCTTTAAGATAGTTTACCACCACAACGGGGAAGACCTTGCCCCTGTTACAGTGGAGCTGCTGCCTTACAGCCGGGTTTTATACGCAGCGCGGATCGAAGGCGTGGTGGAATTTGTCGTTGCGAAAGAAAAGGTAGATAAGGCGAAAAGCGAGCTGATCGCAGCTTTTGAGGCAGCTAAGGCTGATGCAGCAAAGTAGTTTAAGACTAATAAAAAACGCTAGATCATATGCGATCTAGCGTTTTTTGCATAAGAGATTTAGCTCCACAGCACCCACACTAGAATGTATCCAGTTACTACTGCTGCCAGAGTAAAGGGCACTGAGATTTTCATAAAGTGACCGGCTGATACTTCATATCCTTCTCTTCTTAGGATCCCGAGTCCAGTAATATTTGCTGAAGCTCCAATCGGAGTCAGGTTGCCGCCTAAAGTGGCACCCACTAACAGACCAAAGTAGAGAATATAAGGTTCGATACCCATTATCGCAGCGATTTGGCCGGTAACAGGCAGCATGGTTGCTACATAGGGAATGTTATCGATAAATGCTGAGAACAGC
Proteins encoded:
- a CDS encoding GldG family protein yields the protein MDFKALFKDRKFRYGGSSALLTVLVIAIIVVINLIVRSYDLRVDLTENKLYSLSEQTLRILDNLDQKVNIYALYRTGNENIAVAEIIDRYERRSNQVNFEFMDPLLNPQFVENYKGEVTPDIGSVVVVSGDRYKVIQPQDFINFTYNYYYQMVPESLAIEQQITSAIMYVTAERVPVVYRLIGHGELDLSASFLDLAKRENFQIEDLDLLTVEAVPEDAAVLLLVSPEKDFTAEEDEKLRAYLEQGGRMVMLLDYSAHERPNLDGLLESYGLRLEKGLIIEGDANSRLANPFYIVPHFQSHLLTEPMISAKSLVVMPLTQPITVLQARRSQLKIEPLLTTTANSWAKDNFEEQTLNWAEGDAVGPFNVAVAVTDGADDGWGPTPAKLVVMSTSGLLVDQFDQLSRGANSELIINSINWLNDAQEQITIRPKPITTSQLSMTYMQQLILSGVFVIVLPVLVFLTGFIIWTRRRHL
- a CDS encoding ABC transporter permease; amino-acid sequence: MLAVYLKDLSAYFRTLSGYVFMSVFLLITSIFFVTGNVFNANPDYNGTLGNILFIFILVVPILTMRAMSDEAARKTDHLLFTAPISFADVVLGKYFAAVTVFAITLLLTSLYPFSLSFFGEIAVWEIVGGTIGFFLLGCVSIAIGILVSSLTDNLVNAAIGTFGALLAVLFIDSFRSIFPVEINPNAVFAAFLVLVVAFWVYWLTRSLFTGAALAVIGLAAVGLVFWLRPEFFQGFVFHLFGWFSVFHHFTNFQMGLLTLSSVVYYVSFVVVVLFFTVRTLEKRRWS
- a CDS encoding DUF4340 domain-containing protein, which encodes MRKRYQWIALSLCLLLLIGVYWYINRPENAGSGSEPVRDLDFWEFEEREIRRLTLQGKQEIVLEQSDDGWQVASLDPELTELAQVNTVVRRFASLEAAFLLEEDPKDLSRYGLDAPNTTVRAELEDGTEHTVYLGNRHPTEYLYYLMREGDKAVYAVNGMYGTAFQSTLENFRSRELGSINLMTLKHLLIRSEGKEPLEIKAVENPAASLQGIDRLRFVSPFKTPKRIASLDNYPDFTLDGSPLLTLRVKDFIELDPKDLSEYGLDQPKGELLVEDSEHKVHLLIGADRSDSEVYAMLAGGTEVFSIYKNLIRIRNADPFDWLIKFLYMASIDDVNQVDITWDDQRYELTMEREEVIVEEDGETKTEKKETFFINGLEAEERSFRRLYGTVIGLTVDARLDHSVEGEPVFKIVYHHNGEDLAPVTVELLPYSRVLYAARIEGVVEFVVAKEKVDKAKSELIAAFEAAKADAAK
- a CDS encoding ATP-binding cassette domain-containing protein, which translates into the protein MIEVIDVTKRYGQHLAVDGVSFKVNKGEILGFLGPNGAGKSTTMNIIAGYISMTEGTVTVDGLDVLDNAAEVRRKIGYLPEVPPLYGDMTVGEYYNFVSRIKFVPRSERKSNIEEVMEKVGLTDVRKRLIRNLSKGYKQRVGLGAAMIGNPEVLILDEPTVGLDPKQIIDIRKLIKDLGRDHTIILSSHILPEVSAVCERIVIINKGRIVASDTPENLSARLGGGKDLVIRVPGQAQPAVDILSGISGIADVEVAGEREPETVDLIIKSDRDIRTDIFFAFSRAELPILSMKPNDLTLEEIFIQVTQDSQEGIRNASSLS